In the Brassica napus cultivar Da-Ae chromosome A7, Da-Ae, whole genome shotgun sequence genome, one interval contains:
- the LOC106454468 gene encoding uncharacterized protein LOC106454468 isoform X2, with product MNLCLLGEFCDVPYRVGSVANQSAIKFEEVTGFESRRLFLSTQSAYSFAWKHKRNRASSCNCSPDTRDQCNYSEEVVGKHHLSKTTSFQGGNHQASWFQRLRRVAFLHIPSLEEARFAKKESKLPNGDQLSVQNLQAGLQHPKIPEQHYYCQHLLSKGRYCRGS from the exons ATGAATCTTTGTTTACTTGGAGAGTTCTGTGATGTTCCTTATCGGGTTGGCTCCGTGGCAAACCAGAGCGCCATCAAGTTCGAAGAAGTCACCGGATTTGAGTCTCG GCGGCTGTTCCTCTCCACCCAAAGTGCATACAGCTTCGCTTGGAAACATAA GAGAAACAGAGCATCTAGTTGCAATTGCAGTCCAGATACAAGAGATCAATGCAATTACTCAGAGGAAGTCGTAGGCAAACATCATCTTTCCAAG ACAACATCTTTCCAAG GTGGCAACCACCAAGCATCTTGGTTCCAGAGACTCCGTAGAGTAGCATTCCTACATATACCAAGCCTTGAGGAAGCACGGTTTGCCAAGAAGGAGTCTAAGCTTCCAAACGGCGACCAGTTATCTGTCCAGAACCTACAA GCCGGGTTACAACATCCCAAGATACCCGAGCAGCATTATTACTGTCAACATCTCCTTTCCAAAGGAAGATACTGCAGAGGGAGTTGA